The proteins below come from a single Burkholderiales bacterium genomic window:
- a CDS encoding elongation factor Ts, with protein MAEVSASMVKDLREATGLGMMECKKALVESHGDMQAAEQLLRIKSGAKAGKVAGRIAAEGRVAAFVAVDRRSGALVEVNCETDFVAKDESFAGFAQSVAEAIADSDPSDVGALADVPLSSGESVEAVRKALIAKLGENISVRRFVRLETEGRLAVYLHGAKIGVLVDYHGGDENLGKDIAMHIAAMKPVCVAREDVPADLLASERAIYTAQAADSGKPAAILEKMVDGRIAKYLAEVTLLEQPFVKDGERTVQHLLKASDACVNRFQMFVVGQGIEKKANDFVAEVISQAKG; from the coding sequence ATGGCGGAAGTTAGCGCGAGCATGGTGAAAGATCTGCGCGAGGCGACCGGCCTCGGCATGATGGAATGCAAGAAGGCTCTGGTCGAATCCCACGGTGACATGCAGGCGGCCGAGCAATTGCTACGCATCAAAAGCGGCGCCAAGGCCGGCAAGGTAGCGGGACGCATCGCCGCCGAAGGGCGTGTCGCAGCTTTTGTCGCTGTCGACCGTCGCAGCGGTGCGCTGGTCGAGGTCAATTGCGAGACCGATTTCGTTGCCAAGGACGAGAGTTTTGCGGGTTTCGCGCAATCGGTTGCCGAAGCAATCGCCGATAGCGATCCATCCGATGTTGGCGCGCTCGCCGACGTCCCGCTGTCGTCTGGCGAATCCGTCGAAGCGGTGCGCAAGGCGCTGATTGCGAAGCTGGGTGAAAACATCAGCGTGCGCCGCTTTGTGCGTCTGGAGACCGAAGGCCGGCTCGCCGTCTATCTGCATGGCGCGAAAATCGGCGTACTGGTCGACTACCATGGCGGCGACGAGAACCTGGGCAAGGATATCGCGATGCATATCGCGGCGATGAAACCGGTTTGCGTCGCCAGGGAAGACGTTCCGGCCGATCTGCTTGCCAGCGAGCGCGCGATTTATACCGCGCAAGCCGCGGATAGCGGCAAGCCGGCCGCGATTCTCGAAAAAATGGTCGACGGCCGCATCGCAAAATATCTGGCGGAAGTGACCCTTCTGGAGCAACCTTTCGTCAAAGATGGCGAGCGCACCGTGCAGCATTTGCTCAAGGCCAGCGATGCGTGCGTCAACAGGTTCCAGATGTTCGTCGTCGGTCAGGGAATCGAGAAGAAAGCCAACGATTTCGTCGCGGAAGTCATCTCCCAGGCGAAAGGCTAG
- the rpsB gene encoding 30S ribosomal protein S2, which yields MSTTMRQMLEAGVHFGHQTRYWNPKMAPYIFGHRNKIHIINLEQSLAMYNEATKYVRQLAANKGTILFVGTKRQAREIIREEASRCGSPYVDYRWLGGMLTNYKTVKLSVKRLRDMQAMVADGSLEKLTKKEGLEFQRELDKLERSLGGIKDMDTLPDALFVIDVGYQKGAITEAVKLKVPVVAVVDTNHTPDGVDYMIPGNDDSSRAIRLYARGIADAVLEGRSQIISEIVDDEFVEVDDQASA from the coding sequence GTGTCGACAACCATGCGGCAAATGCTGGAAGCTGGCGTCCATTTCGGACACCAGACGCGTTACTGGAACCCCAAGATGGCCCCGTATATCTTCGGCCATCGCAATAAAATCCATATCATCAATCTCGAACAGTCGCTGGCCATGTACAACGAGGCGACGAAGTATGTGCGTCAGCTTGCGGCCAACAAGGGCACGATCCTGTTCGTCGGCACCAAACGACAGGCGCGCGAAATCATCCGCGAAGAGGCGTCGCGCTGCGGTTCGCCGTATGTCGATTATCGCTGGCTCGGCGGCATGCTGACCAACTACAAAACGGTCAAACTGTCGGTCAAGCGTCTGCGCGATATGCAAGCCATGGTCGCGGACGGTTCGCTGGAAAAGCTGACCAAAAAAGAAGGGCTCGAATTCCAGCGCGAACTGGATAAGCTCGAACGCAGCCTCGGCGGCATCAAGGACATGGATACGCTACCCGATGCGCTGTTCGTCATCGATGTCGGTTATCAGAAAGGCGCGATCACCGAAGCTGTGAAACTGAAGGTGCCGGTGGTAGCGGTCGTCGATACCAATCACACGCCCGACGGCGTCGACTACATGATTCCGGGCAACGACGATTCGAGCCGCGCCATCCGCCTGTACGCGCGCGGCATCGCCGATGCAGTGCTCGAAGGGCGCTCGCAGATCATCAGCGAAATCGTCGATGATGAATTTGTCGAAGTCGACGATCAGGCAAGCGCCTAG